The Gavia stellata isolate bGavSte3 chromosome 26, bGavSte3.hap2, whole genome shotgun sequence genome has a window encoding:
- the NNMT gene encoding nicotinamide N-methyltransferase — translation MDAPAVFTDADVYQQSFDPQEYLKEFYSLSDSQGRPNTFLMQNLRSLFKMFSLDGLRGDTLIDVGCGPTIYQLLSACERFQEIIALDYTDQNRRELEKWLKNEAGAFDWRPVVKYVCELEGDREKWAEKEEKLRKKVRQVLKCDVTKANPVDPVSLPPADCLLSTLCLEAACKDLATFRSALRNVGALVKPGGHLVMVTVLRETYYAFNKQVFSCLHLERNMVEEAVEGAGFDVKFSEVQPYLPGDIRTDCEAVLSLVACRRASVTR, via the exons ATGGACGCTCCGGCGGTCTTCACCGACGCAGATGTTTACCAGCAGAGTTTCGACCCTCAGGAGTATTTGAAAGAATTTTACAGCTTGAGCGACAGCCAGGGACGGCCAAACACATTTCTTATGCAAAACCTGAGGAGCctatttaaaatgttctccCTGG ATGGGCTGAGGGGCGATACCCTGATAGATGTTGGCTGTGGCCCCACTATCTACCAGCTTCTGTCCGCTTGCGAGCGCTTCCAGGAGATCATCGCCTTGGACTATACGGACCAGAACCGTCGGGAGCTGGAGAAGTGGCTGAAGAACGAAGCAGGAGCCTTCGACTGGAGGCCGGTGGTGAAATACGTTTGCGAGCTGGAAGGGGACAG GGAGAAGTGGgctgagaaagaggagaaactgAGAAAGAAGGTGAGGCAGGTTCTGAAGTGCGACGTGACCAAAGCCAACCCCGTGGACCCCGTGTCCCTGCCTCCTGCCGACTGCCTCCTCTCCACCCTCTGCTTGGAGGCTGCCTGCAAGGACCTGGCCACCTTCCGCAGTGCCCTGAGAAACGTCGGTGCCCTCGTGAAGCCGGGGGGGCACCTGGTGATGGTGACAGTCCTCCGGGAAACCTACTACGCCTTCAACAAGCAGGTTTTCTCGTGCCTCCACCTGGAGAGAAACATGGTGGAGGAGGCCGTGGAGGGCGCTGGCTTTGACGTGAAGTTCAGCGAGGTCCAGCCATACCTGCCCGGTGACATCCGCACGGACTGTGAAGCCGTGTTGAGCCTTGTGGCATGCAGGCGTGCCTCTGTCACCAGATAA